In Primulina eburnea isolate SZY01 chromosome 3, ASM2296580v1, whole genome shotgun sequence, one DNA window encodes the following:
- the LOC140827551 gene encoding uncharacterized protein At4g37920, producing the protein MAASSSFPLKISYCALSPRPPATTFKNFYPCLYRTSILRLSSPILTSKSTGLLSSLETIGRHTFFLPARVGDTNAVTIESAEKDIPLNRVPNSTTKNDVEENNEELISMNVASEGLGEHKMARICDKLIGVFMVDKPTPTDWRRLLIFSKEWSNIRPYFYKQCQDRADSENNPEMKHKLLRLARKLREIDEDVLRHNKLLDEIRKSSSDVGDIVARRRKDFTKEFFLHLHTVSESFYDNPVEREAVVKIADRCLVAVQAYDTATESLEALTDAETKFEDIINSPTLDAACRKIDNLAEKNQLDSTLVLMITKAWSAAKESNMMKDEVKDVLYHLYKTARGNLQRLMPKEIRILKYLLTIQDPEERMSALKDAFTPGVEVEGNDVDSLYTTPEQLHTWIRTVVDAYHFSREGTLIREARDLMNPTIVQKMEELTKTIQDNFM; encoded by the exons ATGGCCGCTTCTTCTTCTTTTCCTCTAAAGATAAGCTATTGCGCCCTTTCACCACGACCTCCCGCTACTACTTTCAAAAACTTCTACCCGTGTCTTTACAGAACTTCAATTCTAAGATTATCTTCTCCCATTTTGACTTCTAAATCCACAG GTCTCCTCTCATCACTTGAGACCATTGGGCGGCACACTTTTTTCCTCCCGGCTCGTGTTGGTGATACAAATGCTGTGACAATTGAATCTGCTgaaaaagatattccacttaataGAGTACCCAATTCTACAACTAAGAATGATGTGGAGGAAAACAATGAAGAATTGATCAGTATGAATGTTGCTAGTGAAGGATTGGGTGAACATAAAATGGCGCGCATATGTGATAAACTAATAGGAGTTTTTATGGTCGACAAGCCAACTCCAACCGATTGGAGAAGATTGCTAATTTTTAGCAAAGAGTGGAGCAATATACGGCCTTACTTCTATAAGCAGTGTCAGGACCGAGCAGATAGCGAAAATAATCCTGAAATGAAACACAAGCTGCTGCGTCTTGCAAGAAAGTTGAGAGAG ATTGACGAAGATGTCCTAAGGCATAATAAGCTTCTTGATGAAATTAGAAAGTCCTCATCTGATGTTGGTGACATTGTGGCCAGGCGTCGGAAAGACTTCACAAAAGAATTTTTTCTTCACCTACATACTGTGTCAGAATCATTTTACGATAATCCAGTGGaacgagagg CTGTAGTGAAGATTGCTGATAGGTGCTTAGTTGCTGTGCAAGCTTATGACACGGCAACTGAAAGTCTAGAAGCATTGACTGATGCAGAAACAAAATTTGAGGATATAATTAATTCTCCAACTTTAGATGCTGCTTGCCGGAAGATAGATAATTTGGCAGAGAAAAATCAACTTGATTCCACATTGGTTCTTATGATTACAAAAGCTTGGTCAGCTGCCAAAGAATCAAATATGATGAAAGATGAG GTGAAAGATGTATTATATCATTTATATAAAACAGCAAGAGGTAATCTTCAAAGGCTTATGCCGAAGGAAATAAGGATACTGAAGTATCTGCTTACCATTCAAGACCCGGAGGAGCGCATGAGTGCTCTAAAAGATGCTTTTACCCCTGGAGTGGAAGTCGAGGGGAACGACGTAGACTCCCTTTACAC GACCCCAGAGCAGCTACATACCTGGATAAGAACTGTTGTGGATGCATATCATTTTAGCAGAGAAGGTACTCTTATCAGGGAAGCAAGGGATTTGATGAACCCGACAATTGTACAAAAGATGGAAGAGTTGACTAAGACTATCCAAGATAATTTCATGTGA
- the LOC140827552 gene encoding uncharacterized protein isoform X2: protein MIKAGRKSGSCALCECPNLASICPICVNYRLNEYSCHLRLLKSKRDALYSKLAQVLVAKGKADDQHRWRVLQNERLTRLRDNLRLRKEQVSTGKAKTEKISHDLKVKYELLESAKNTLEKNQVDQLEKYFPNLISTQKLGHMAITSERLHKQSVIIKQICKLFPQRRVNIEEERKDGNNGDYDCICNARLPRGLDPHSVPSAELAASLGYMVQLINLLVNYISVPALHNSGFAGSCSRIWQRDSYWDARPSSRCEYPLFIPRQKNCSTGSDTSWSEKSSSSFGVASMESERRPRLDSSGSSSFKYSSASHSVETHKDLQKGISLLKKSVACITAYCYNSLSLKVPQEVSTFEAIARLLDTLSSSKEVRAVLSLRTASSRSPKQGQQLNKSVWNVESAVSASRLIESAHGLPVARTTYDNYLPSSAASFLYGNEFFDMGKSENLIEGWDIVEHDFPPPPSQNEDVEHWIRAMFIDATKR from the exons ATGATTAAGGCGGGGAGGAAATCCGGTAGTTGTGCTCTCTGCGAGTGCCCCAATCTCGCTTCAATTTGCCCTATTTGCGTTAATTACAG ATTGAATGAGTACAGTTGTCATCTGAGGTTGTTGAAGAGTAAGAGGGATGCTCTGTATTCGAAATTGGCTCAAGTTCTCGTGGCCAAG GGCAAGGCTGATGATCAACACAGGTGGAGGGTCCTTCAGAATGAGAGATTGACAAGGTTGAGAGATAATCTCCGACTTCGTAAAGAACAAGTTTCAACAG GAAAGGCTAAGACGGAGAAGATATCTCATGATCTGAAAGTCAAATATGAATTACTCGAATCAGCAAAGAATACG TTGGAAAAGAATCAGGTGGATCAACTTGAAAAATATTTCCCTAATCTTATCAGCACACAGAAATTGGGGCAT ATGGCGATTACATCTGAGCGCCTTCATAAGCAATCCGTCATTATAAAACAAATATGCAAGTTGTTCCCTCAACGCCGG GTGAATATAGAAGAGGAGAGAAAAGATGGAAACAATGGAGATTATGATTGTATTTGCAATGCACGCTTGCCAAGAGGCTTAGATCCTCATTCAGTTCCATCTGCAGAGCTTGCTGCTTCTTTGGG ATACATGGTGCAGCTTATAAATCTTCTTGTTAACTACATCTCTGTCCCTGCGCTGCATAACTCAGGATTTGCG GGTTCGTGTTCTCGAATATGGCAGCGGGACTCATATTGGGACGCCCGACCATCATCTAGATG TGAATATCCTCTTTTTATTCCCCGCCAAAAAAATTGCTCCACTGGTAGTGACACTTCATGGTCTGAGAAAAGCTCAAGTAGTTTTGGTGTAGCTTCAATGGAATCTGAGAGGAGACCACGTTTAGATTCCTCTGGCAGTAGTAGTTTCAAATATTCATCTGCTTCTCATTCAGTGGAAACTCACAAGGATTTACAGAAAGGCATATCACTCCTCAAGAAAAGTGTGGCATGCATAACTGCATACTGTTATAATTCATTGTCTTTAAAAGTTCCCCAGGAGGTCTCTACTTTTGAGGCAATTGCAAGGTTACTGGATACACTCTCATCTTCCAAGGAGGTTCGAGCGGTTTTATCTTTGAGAACAGCATCATCAAG ATCACCCAAGCAAGGACAACAACTGAACAAGTCTGTGTGGAATGTGGAGTCAGCTGTCTCAGCAAGCAGGTTAATAGAAAGTGCCCATGGGCTGCCTGTAGCG AGAACTACATATGATAATTATCTTCCAAGCTCTGCGGCCAGTTTTCTTTATGGTAATGAGTTTTTTGATATGGGGAAGAGCGAAAACCTAATTGAAGGATGGGATATCGTTGAACATGACTTTCCTCCTCCTCCATCACAAAATGAAGATGTGGAACACTGGATTCGAGCTATGTTTATTGATGCAACAAAGAGATGA
- the LOC140827552 gene encoding uncharacterized protein isoform X1: MIKAGRKSGSCALCECPNLASICPICVNYRLNEYSCHLRLLKSKRDALYSKLAQVLVAKGKADDQHRWRVLQNERLTRLRDNLRLRKEQVSTGKAKTEKISHDLKVKYELLESAKNTLEKNQVDQLEKYFPNLISTQKLGHMSEFQMAITSERLHKQSVIIKQICKLFPQRRVNIEEERKDGNNGDYDCICNARLPRGLDPHSVPSAELAASLGYMVQLINLLVNYISVPALHNSGFAGSCSRIWQRDSYWDARPSSRCEYPLFIPRQKNCSTGSDTSWSEKSSSSFGVASMESERRPRLDSSGSSSFKYSSASHSVETHKDLQKGISLLKKSVACITAYCYNSLSLKVPQEVSTFEAIARLLDTLSSSKEVRAVLSLRTASSRSPKQGQQLNKSVWNVESAVSASRLIESAHGLPVARTTYDNYLPSSAASFLYGNEFFDMGKSENLIEGWDIVEHDFPPPPSQNEDVEHWIRAMFIDATKR, encoded by the exons ATGATTAAGGCGGGGAGGAAATCCGGTAGTTGTGCTCTCTGCGAGTGCCCCAATCTCGCTTCAATTTGCCCTATTTGCGTTAATTACAG ATTGAATGAGTACAGTTGTCATCTGAGGTTGTTGAAGAGTAAGAGGGATGCTCTGTATTCGAAATTGGCTCAAGTTCTCGTGGCCAAG GGCAAGGCTGATGATCAACACAGGTGGAGGGTCCTTCAGAATGAGAGATTGACAAGGTTGAGAGATAATCTCCGACTTCGTAAAGAACAAGTTTCAACAG GAAAGGCTAAGACGGAGAAGATATCTCATGATCTGAAAGTCAAATATGAATTACTCGAATCAGCAAAGAATACG TTGGAAAAGAATCAGGTGGATCAACTTGAAAAATATTTCCCTAATCTTATCAGCACACAGAAATTGGGGCAT ATGTCTGAATTTCAGATGGCGATTACATCTGAGCGCCTTCATAAGCAATCCGTCATTATAAAACAAATATGCAAGTTGTTCCCTCAACGCCGG GTGAATATAGAAGAGGAGAGAAAAGATGGAAACAATGGAGATTATGATTGTATTTGCAATGCACGCTTGCCAAGAGGCTTAGATCCTCATTCAGTTCCATCTGCAGAGCTTGCTGCTTCTTTGGG ATACATGGTGCAGCTTATAAATCTTCTTGTTAACTACATCTCTGTCCCTGCGCTGCATAACTCAGGATTTGCG GGTTCGTGTTCTCGAATATGGCAGCGGGACTCATATTGGGACGCCCGACCATCATCTAGATG TGAATATCCTCTTTTTATTCCCCGCCAAAAAAATTGCTCCACTGGTAGTGACACTTCATGGTCTGAGAAAAGCTCAAGTAGTTTTGGTGTAGCTTCAATGGAATCTGAGAGGAGACCACGTTTAGATTCCTCTGGCAGTAGTAGTTTCAAATATTCATCTGCTTCTCATTCAGTGGAAACTCACAAGGATTTACAGAAAGGCATATCACTCCTCAAGAAAAGTGTGGCATGCATAACTGCATACTGTTATAATTCATTGTCTTTAAAAGTTCCCCAGGAGGTCTCTACTTTTGAGGCAATTGCAAGGTTACTGGATACACTCTCATCTTCCAAGGAGGTTCGAGCGGTTTTATCTTTGAGAACAGCATCATCAAG ATCACCCAAGCAAGGACAACAACTGAACAAGTCTGTGTGGAATGTGGAGTCAGCTGTCTCAGCAAGCAGGTTAATAGAAAGTGCCCATGGGCTGCCTGTAGCG AGAACTACATATGATAATTATCTTCCAAGCTCTGCGGCCAGTTTTCTTTATGGTAATGAGTTTTTTGATATGGGGAAGAGCGAAAACCTAATTGAAGGATGGGATATCGTTGAACATGACTTTCCTCCTCCTCCATCACAAAATGAAGATGTGGAACACTGGATTCGAGCTATGTTTATTGATGCAACAAAGAGATGA
- the LOC140828476 gene encoding ABSCISIC ACID-INSENSITIVE 5-like protein 2 isoform X1: MEGIQYPFLARQHHSHMYKNNEIHAKQYQIMKNPASSTSSSSSSSPPLIFQQNFGIPKSFDDVWSDIDHADAMKAYPIPRQEMNTNGDITLEEFLISTGAINPTENQEGFVDNTVPLMTASGVDPMLISSWQQERDVQVPMLVQDVMGSNFQGSEDYFEEKMVDLDLKMPVPIISEMGVGCGENFTDLLQGDSDRRKKVCKDEIMKKSIERRQRRMIKNRESAARSRARKQAHTNQLQQNVKKLTTTNILLMKRKLISCLFTGSRNTVKFKSNSGTKIPAQKNQFRSIKISPSSNLASCPFK, translated from the exons ATGGAAGGGATTCAATATCCATTTTTAGCGAGGCAACATCACTCTCACATGTACAAGAATAACGAGATCCATGCAAAACAATACCAAATCATGAAGAACCCTGCATCAtcaacttcttcttcttcgtcttcttcgccACCACTAATATTCCAACAAAATTTTGGAATCCCCAAATCTTTCGACGATGTTTGGAGTGACATAGACCATGCCGATGCAATGAAAGCTTATCCAATCCCTCGACAAGAAATGAATACTAATGGAGACATAACCTTAGAAGAATTTCTTATCAGCACCGGTGCCATAAATCCTACCGAAAATCAGGAGGGTTTTGTTGATAACACAGTGCCATTGATGACAGCTAGTGGAGTTGATCCCATGTTGATCAGCTCGTGGCAGCAGGAACGAGACGTGCAGGTTCCGATGCTGGTGCAAGACGTTATGGGATCGAATTTTCAGGGTTCGGAGGATTATTTCGAGGAGAAGATGGTGGATCTTGATCTTAAAATGCCAGTGCCAATCATCAGTGAAATGGGCGTGGGGTGTGGGGAAAATTTTACAGATCTTTTGCAGGGTGATAGTGATAGAAGGAAGAAGGTTTGCAAGGATGAAATTATGAAGAAAAGCATTGAAAGAAGGCAGAGAAGGATGATCAAGAACCGGGAGTCGGCTGCCCGATCAAGGGCTAGGAAACAG GCACACACAAACCAATTGCAGCAAAATGTGAAAAAACTTACAACTACAAATATCTTGCTCATGAAAAGAAAG TTAATTTCTTGTTTGTTTACAGGAAGTAGAAATACTGTTAAATTCAAGAGCAACAGTGGCACCAAGATACCAGCTCAGAAGAACCAGTTCAGAAGCATCAAAATATCTCCTTCCTCCAATCTAGCAAGTTGTCCATTCAAATGA
- the LOC140828476 gene encoding ABSCISIC ACID-INSENSITIVE 5-like protein 2 isoform X2, with translation MEGIQYPFLARQHHSHMYKNNEIHAKQYQIMKNPASSTSSSSSSSPPLIFQQNFGIPKSFDDVWSDIDHADAMKAYPIPRQEMNTNGDITLEEFLISTGAINPTENQEGFVDNTVPLMTASGVDPMLISSWQQERDVQVPMLVQDVMGSNFQGSEDYFEEKMVDLDLKMPVPIISEMGVGCGENFTDLLQGDSDRRKKVCKDEIMKKSIERRQRRMIKNRESAARSRARKQAHTNQLQQNVKKLTTTNILLMKRKEVEILLNSRATVAPRYQLRRTSSEASKYLLPPI, from the exons ATGGAAGGGATTCAATATCCATTTTTAGCGAGGCAACATCACTCTCACATGTACAAGAATAACGAGATCCATGCAAAACAATACCAAATCATGAAGAACCCTGCATCAtcaacttcttcttcttcgtcttcttcgccACCACTAATATTCCAACAAAATTTTGGAATCCCCAAATCTTTCGACGATGTTTGGAGTGACATAGACCATGCCGATGCAATGAAAGCTTATCCAATCCCTCGACAAGAAATGAATACTAATGGAGACATAACCTTAGAAGAATTTCTTATCAGCACCGGTGCCATAAATCCTACCGAAAATCAGGAGGGTTTTGTTGATAACACAGTGCCATTGATGACAGCTAGTGGAGTTGATCCCATGTTGATCAGCTCGTGGCAGCAGGAACGAGACGTGCAGGTTCCGATGCTGGTGCAAGACGTTATGGGATCGAATTTTCAGGGTTCGGAGGATTATTTCGAGGAGAAGATGGTGGATCTTGATCTTAAAATGCCAGTGCCAATCATCAGTGAAATGGGCGTGGGGTGTGGGGAAAATTTTACAGATCTTTTGCAGGGTGATAGTGATAGAAGGAAGAAGGTTTGCAAGGATGAAATTATGAAGAAAAGCATTGAAAGAAGGCAGAGAAGGATGATCAAGAACCGGGAGTCGGCTGCCCGATCAAGGGCTAGGAAACAG GCACACACAAACCAATTGCAGCAAAATGTGAAAAAACTTACAACTACAAATATCTTGCTCATGAAAAGAAAG GAAGTAGAAATACTGTTAAATTCAAGAGCAACAGTGGCACCAAGATACCAGCTCAGAAGAACCAGTTCAGAAGCATCAAAATATCTCCTTCCTCCAATCTAG